In one Dasypus novemcinctus isolate mDasNov1 chromosome 25, mDasNov1.1.hap2, whole genome shotgun sequence genomic region, the following are encoded:
- the GDF7 gene encoding growth/differentiation factor 7 — protein sequence MDLSAAAALCLWLLSACRPRDGLEAAAVLRAAGARRPGGPGGGRPRAPAAGVSAAPARPTPGAPAAARRAPGFRNGSAVPHQFMLSLYRRLAGTAAVPASGRHGRADTVTGFADQATPDESAAETGQRFLFDVSSLPDADEVVGAELRVLRRGAPEPGPGRATGPPRPLLLLSTCPGAARAPRLLHSRAAEPLAAARWEAFDVADAVRRHRREPRAARALCLWLRAVGGPARSPRALQLLGFGPPAGAGAAAERALLVVASRTQSKESLFRELRAQARALGTALAAGPPPDPGPAALRAGGGGGRRRRQTALAGARAAQGSGGGAGRGHGRRARSRCSRRSLHVDFKELGWDDWIIAPLDYEAYHCEGVCDFPLRSHLEPTNHAIIQTLLNSMAPDAAPASCCVPARLSPISILYIDAANNVVYKQYEDMVVEACGCR from the exons ATGGACCTGAGCGCCGCCGCCGCGCTCTGCCTCTGGCTGCTCAGCGCCTGCCGCCCCCGGGACGGGCTCGAGGCGGCCGCCGTGCTGCGAGCAGCGGGGGCCCGGCGGCCCGGGGGCCCCGGCGGCGggcggccccgcgccccggcTGCGGGCGTCTCCGCGGCGCCTGCCCGCCCGACCCCCGGCGCCCCCGCCGCCGCGCGCCGCGCCCCCGGCTTCAGGAACGGCTCGGCGGTGCCGCACCAGTTCATGCTGTCGCTTTACCGGCGCCTGGCCGGGACGGCCGCCGTCCCCGCCTCGGGCCGCCACGGCCGCGCCGACACCGTCACCGGCTTCGCGGACCAGGCGACCCCAG ACGAATCCGCAGCCGAGACCGGCCAGCGCTTCCTGTTCGACGTGTCCAGCCTGCCCGACGCCGACGAGGTGGTGGGCGCCGAGCTGCGCGTGCTGCGCCGCGGGGCCCCGGAGCCCGGGCCGGGCCGCGCGACCGGCCCGCCGCggccgctgctgctgctgtccaCGTGCCCTGGCGCCGCCCGCGCGCCGCGCCTGCTGCACTCGCGGGCCGCCGAGCCCCTGGCCGCCGCGCGCTGGGAGGCGTTCGACGTGGCGGACGCCGTGCGGCGCCACCGCCGGGAGCCGCGCGCCGCCCGCGCCCTCTGCCTCTGGCTGCGCGCGGTGGGCGGCCCCGCGCGCAGCCCGCGGGCCCTGCAGCTGCTGGGCTTCGGGCCGCCGGCCGGGGCTGGCGCGGCGGCGGAGCGCGCGCTGCTCGTCGTCGCCTCCCGCACGCAGAGCAAGGAGAGCTTGTTCCGCGAGCTGCGCGCCCAGGCCCGCGCGTTGGGGACGGCGCTGGCTGCGGGACCGCCGCCGGATCCGGGGCCCGCGGCGCTGCGGGCTGGTGGCGGCGGCGGCCGCAGGCGGCGGCAGACGGCGCTGGCCGGGGCCCGGGCGGCGCAGGGCAgcggcgggggcgcgggccgggggcaCGGGCGCCGCGCCCGGAGCCGCTGCAGCCGCAGGTCGCTGCACGTGGACTTCAAGGAGCTGGGCTGGGACGACTGGATCATCGCGCCGCTGGACTACGAGGCGTACCACTGCGAGGGCGTCTGCGACTTCCCGCTGCGCTCGCACCTCGAGCCCACCAACCACGCCATCATTCAGACGCTGCTCAACTCCATGGCGCCCGACGCGGCGCCCGCCTCCTGCTGCGTGCCCGCGCGCCTCAGCCCCATCAGCATCCTCTACATCGACGCCGCCAACAACGTGGTCTACAAGCAGTATGAGGACATGGTGGTGGAGGCCTGCGGCTGCAGGTAG